One stretch of Cygnus olor isolate bCygOlo1 chromosome 1, bCygOlo1.pri.v2, whole genome shotgun sequence DNA includes these proteins:
- the BMX gene encoding cytoplasmic tyrosine-protein kinase BMX isoform X2 gives MSVKRRQANIRCQVFLDLTSKNHSLLQDIWHSSLLRRRSLPQVLSPSKSVLNMAVAQCNYEPLGDSAIRLVKCNKYHVLQEEDFAWWKVRDLEGNEGFVPSTCLRKLSLNDDEPRENSSVNEHTSSEEQSIAQHDWYAGGISRAQSEQLLRQKGKEGAFMVRKSSSQAGTFTVSVFSKFHESKKGTVKHYHVHKTPQNKYYLAENYCFESIPKLIHYHQHNSAGIVTRLRHAVSMQVNKVPDTASLGNGIWELKREEIVLLRELGSGQFGEVHLGKWKGRYDVAVKMVKEGTMSEDEFTEEAQTMMKLNHPKLVRLYGVCSKLYPIYIVMEYMSNGSLLSYLQSHGKELQPLQLLEICYDVCDAMAFLESCQFIHRDLAARNCLVDSNLTVKVSDFGMTRYVLDDLYVSSLGTKFPVKWSAPEVFHYTKFSSKSDVWAFGILMWEVFTLGKQPYELYDNMQVIEKVSQGYRLYRPQLVSDITYQIMYNCWHELPEKRPAFFQLLSFFEALREDSRA, from the exons ATGTCAGTAAAGAGGAGACAAGCAAATATACGATGCCAGGTTTTTTTGGACTTAACTTCAAAGAACCACAGCCTGCTTCAGGACATTTGGCATTCCTCCCTG TTGAGACGTAGAAGCCTGCCTCAGGTACTATCACCAAGCAAGTCAGTCCTGAATATGGCTGTGGCCCAATGCAACTATGAACCTTTAGGAGATTCAGCTATCCGGCTTGTCAAATGCAATAAATACCACGTATTGCAAGAGGAAGATTTTGCCTGGTGGAAAGTGAGAGATTTGGAAGG gaaTGAAGGTTTTGTACCGAGCACTTGCTTGAGAAAGTTATCCCTGAATGATGATGAGCCAAG GGAAAACTCAAGTGTTAATGAGCACACATCATCAGAAGAGCAGAGTATTGCACAGCACGA TTGGTATGCTGGTGGTATCTCCCGTGCCCAGTCTGAGCAGCTGCTCCGTCAAAAG gGAAAAGAAGGTGCTTTTATGGTGCGGAAATCTTCTAGCCAGGCAGGAACATTTACTGTGTCTGTATTCAGCAAATTTCATGA aagtaaaaaagGAACAGTCAAACATTACCATGTGCACAAAACCCCTCAGAACAAGTATTACCTTgctgaaaattactgttttgaatCAATTCCCAAACTTATACACTATCACCAGCACAACTCAGCAG GTATAGTGACAAGGCTCCGGCATGCAGTATCTATGCAAGTAAATAAAGTCCCAGACACCGCTTCACTGGGAAACG GAATATGGGAGCTGAAGCGAGAAGAAATTGTCCTGTTGAGAGAGCTAGGAAGTGGTCAGTTTGGAGAGGTGCATCTGGGAAAGTGGAAGGGACGATATGATGTGGCTGTAAAGATGGTTAAAGAGGGAACAATGTCAGAAGATGAATTCACAGAAGAAGCTCAGACCATGAT gaAACTTAATCATCCCAAACTTGTTAGACTGTACGGTGTATGCTCAAAACTGTATCCCATCTATATAGTGATGGAATATATGTCAAACGGCAGTTTGCTTAGCTACTTACAGAGTCATGGGAAGGAGCTGCAACCCCTTCAGCTTCTGGAAATATGTTATGACGTTTGTGATGCTATGGCATTTCTGGAGAGCTGCCAGTTCATACACAGAGACTTG GCTGCTAGAAACTGTTTGGTTGACAGCAATCTTACTGTGAAAGTATCTGACTTTGGAATGACAAG GTATGTTCTGGATGATCTGTATGTAAGCTCACTAGGAACCAAGTTTCCAGTGAAGTGGTCAGCACCAGAAGTTTTTCATTACACCAAATTTAGCAGCAAGTCAGATGTATGGGCCTTCG GTATCTTAATGTGGGAGGTGTTCACTTTGGGAAAGCAGCCCTACGAGCTCTATGATAACATGCAAGTGATTGAGAAAGTTTCTCAGGGATACAGACTTTATAGACCACAACTGGTTTCAGACATCACCTACCAGATAATGTACAACTGCTGGCATGAG CTACCAGAAAAGCGTCCTGccttttttcagcttctgtcGTTTTTCGAGGCACTGAGAGAAGACAGCAGGGCTTGA